One Rosa chinensis cultivar Old Blush chromosome 3, RchiOBHm-V2, whole genome shotgun sequence DNA window includes the following coding sequences:
- the LOC112194169 gene encoding eukaryotic translation initiation factor 2 subunit alpha homolog, whose translation MASNTPNLECRMYEAKYPEIDAAVMIQVNRIDHMGAYVSLLEYNNMEGMIPLTELSNRRLRSINKHVKVGRIEPVLVYKVDEHKGYIDLSKRRLSHEDIQACDEKYNKSKLVHSIMRHVAETLNIDLEELYVNIAWPLYRKYGHAAEAFKIIATDSDSVLDSLTPTVSEEVKECLLKNIKRRMPVQPLKIRADIEVTCYHFDGVLHIKDALRKAEAAGNDECPVKVKLIAPPRYVVTTQTLDKKQGISVLSEAIETCREAMEHHKGKLVVKEAPRVVSEVEDKMHTDQQKNAEVMSSDDEGEEEEEEDTGLGDVDVENAGQGIIVD comes from the coding sequence ATGGCTTCCAATACGCCGAATTTGGAGTGCCGCATGTACGAAGCAAAATACCCGGAGATAGACGCGGCGGTGATGATCCAGGTCAACCGCATTGACCACATGGGCGCCTATGTCTCCCTTCTCGAGTATAACAACATGGAGGGCATGATTCCCTTGACGGAGCTAAGTAACCGTCGCCTCCGGAGCATCAACAAACACGTCAAGGTGGGCCGCATCGAGCCCGTCCTGGTTTACAAGGTCGACGAACACAAGGGCTACATAGACTTGAGCAAGCGGAGGCTTTCCCACGAAGACATCCAGGCCTGCGACGAAAAGTACAACAAGAGCAAGCTCGTCCACTCCATCATGCGCCACGTTGCCGAGACTTTGAACATTGATTTGGAGGAGTTGTACGTCAACATTGCATGGCCGCTGTACCGGAAGTACGGCCATGCAGCTGAAGCTTTCAAAATAATCGCCACGGATTCCGATTCGGTTCTCGATTCCCTGACTCCCACCGTATCGGAGGAAGTGAAGGAATGTCTGCTGAAGAACATCAAGAGAAGAATGCCGGTGCAACCATTGAAGATCCGAGCCGATATTGAAGTCACGTGTTATCACTTCGACGGCGTTCTTCATATCAAGGATGCGCTTCGAAAGGCGGAAGCTGCGGGGAACGATGAGTGTCCTGTGAAAGTTAAGCTGATTGCTCCTCCACGTTATGTTGTTACTACGCAGACTCTCGATAAGAAGCAAGGGATATCGGTTTTGAGCGAAGCCATTGAAACCTGCAGGGAAGCAATGGAGCATCACAAGGGGAAACTAGTAGTTAAGGAGGCACCGAGAGTGGTGAGTGAGGTGGAGGATAAGATGCACACAGATCAGCAGAAGAATGCGGAGGTTATGAGTAGTGATGATGagggtgaggaagaagaagaagaagacacagGATTGGGAGACGTCGACGTGGAGAACGCAGGCCAGGGCATTATTGTAGATTGA